A genomic region of Bacillus solimangrovi contains the following coding sequences:
- a CDS encoding anti-sigma factor family protein, which translates to MKCSQEIVELMHKYLDEETTSQEETILREHLQQCEDCRQHFHHLKKTIAIIQSSTHIEAPSGFTANVMKALPKEKKSVGYRRWLRSHPFLSAAAVFMLLMMSSVLSLWDQGEQFSVSKQKNLKIENQLVIVPEGEVVEGDVIVRNGDIKIEGEVRGDVVVINGKKYMASAGNVTGELEEINAAFDWIWYNIKESFGKVFNFEQRDNTIESKAVFM; encoded by the coding sequence ATGAAATGTTCACAAGAAATTGTGGAGCTAATGCATAAGTATTTAGATGAAGAAACTACATCTCAAGAGGAAACCATCTTGCGTGAACATTTGCAGCAATGTGAAGACTGTAGGCAACATTTTCATCATTTGAAGAAAACTATTGCAATTATACAAAGTTCAACACATATTGAGGCACCAAGTGGTTTCACTGCTAATGTAATGAAAGCACTACCTAAGGAAAAGAAGAGCGTTGGTTATCGACGTTGGTTACGGTCGCATCCGTTCCTGTCTGCAGCTGCAGTCTTTATGTTATTAATGATGAGCAGTGTATTGTCGTTATGGGACCAAGGTGAACAGTTTTCAGTTTCAAAGCAAAAGAATTTGAAAATAGAAAATCAACTTGTTATCGTTCCAGAAGGTGAAGTTGTAGAAGGAGATGTAATTGTACGTAACGGTGATATTAAGATAGAAGGTGAAGTTCGGGGAGATGTCGTCGTTATTAACGGGAAAAAATATATGGCATCTGCAGGTAATGTTACTGGAGAACTAGAAGAGATAAACGCAGCGTTTGATTGGATTTGGTACAATATTAAAGAATCATTCGGGAAAGTCTTTAACTTTGAACAAAGGGATAATACTATAGAAAGTAAAGCCGTCTTCATGTAA
- the sigW gene encoding RNA polymerase sigma factor SigW produces the protein MESIVKKRIEQVKKGDQDAFAEIVELYKDKVYQLCYRMLGNAHEAEDIAQEAFIRAYVNINSYDTNRKFSTWLFRIATNLSIDRIRKKKPDYFLDQEIAGSEGLTLYSQIADKGPLPEEDVESLELQEWIQNEISALPPKYRAAIVLKYIEELSLKEISQVLDLPINTVKTRIHRGREALRKRLK, from the coding sequence ATGGAATCAATCGTAAAAAAACGCATTGAACAAGTGAAAAAAGGCGATCAAGACGCATTTGCTGAGATTGTAGAGCTGTATAAGGATAAAGTTTATCAGCTTTGTTATCGTATGCTTGGCAATGCACACGAAGCAGAAGATATTGCACAAGAGGCCTTCATTCGTGCATATGTAAATATTAATAGCTATGACACGAATCGCAAATTCTCAACGTGGCTATTTCGAATTGCGACTAACTTATCCATCGATCGTATTAGAAAAAAGAAACCAGATTACTTCTTGGATCAAGAAATTGCTGGTTCGGAAGGTTTGACGTTATATTCTCAAATTGCTGATAAAGGTCCACTCCCAGAGGAAGATGTAGAGAGCTTAGAGTTGCAGGAATGGATTCAAAATGAAATATCTGCACTACCACCAAAATACCGTGCAGCCATAGTATTAAAATATATTGAAGAGCTCTCACTTAAAGAGATTAGTCAAGTGTTAGATCTACCAATCAATACTGTCAAGACACGAATACATCGTGGTCGAGAGGCATTAAGGAAACGGCTTAAATAA